The following proteins are encoded in a genomic region of Nicoliella spurrieriana:
- the thrS gene encoding threonine--tRNA ligase has translation MAQLSFEFPDGSVKEFAAGVTTEDIAKSISISLAKKSVAGKVDGQTFGLTTPLQKGGKIEILTKDDAEGLTVLRATAAQLLKAVLADSFMDIRFGESASDEDGFFVDTDKQDRQVSADELDGLADKMNQLVKSDVKLERKVLSLEDALKQVDGDPYQAVLVRKFAKDDQVVFYQIGDYLSLGEGVVLPDAKPLKFFKLLSVAGAYWEGKSSNPMLQRIYATAFFKKDDLEADLKKRQEARERDHRVIGNQLDLFFVDPKVGAGLAYWMPNGATVRRVIERYIIDKEVNNGYQHVVTPVLMNLDVYKTSGHWAHYREDMFPPMDMGDGEELELRPMNCPSHIQIYNHHIRSYRDLPMRVAELGMMHRFEKSGALSGLQRVREMTLNDGHTFVAPDQIQEEFKKILHLMMDVYNDFDIKEYHFRLSYRDPKNTEKYFANDEMWNKSQSMLKGAMDELGLDYVEAEGEAAFYGPKLDVQTYTALGNEETLSTIQLDFMLPERFDLHYVGEDGKEHRPVMIHRGLVSTMERFVAYLIEQYKGAFPTWLAPKQVKIIPVSEEKHGDYARKLNEQLKAAGIRSEVDERAEKMGYLIRDAQTHKIPYTLVVGDEEVKNNNVSVRRYGQDDSNSESFEAFTDQIKADIANYSREAD, from the coding sequence ATGGCTCAACTCTCATTTGAATTTCCAGACGGAAGTGTAAAGGAATTCGCCGCTGGAGTTACGACGGAAGATATCGCAAAGTCAATCTCAATTAGTCTTGCAAAGAAGTCAGTTGCAGGTAAGGTTGACGGTCAAACATTTGGATTGACAACCCCACTTCAAAAGGGTGGTAAAATTGAAATTTTAACTAAGGACGATGCAGAAGGCTTGACCGTGCTACGGGCCACTGCGGCTCAATTATTAAAGGCCGTATTAGCTGATTCATTCATGGACATTCGCTTTGGTGAAAGTGCATCCGATGAAGATGGCTTCTTTGTGGATACTGATAAGCAAGACCGCCAAGTTAGTGCCGATGAATTAGACGGCTTAGCTGATAAAATGAATCAATTGGTTAAATCAGACGTTAAGTTAGAACGCAAGGTCCTCTCCCTTGAAGATGCCTTAAAGCAAGTTGATGGCGATCCTTACCAAGCAGTTTTAGTCCGTAAGTTTGCTAAGGACGATCAAGTGGTCTTCTATCAAATTGGTGACTACTTAAGCTTAGGTGAAGGCGTTGTGTTACCAGATGCGAAACCACTTAAGTTCTTCAAGCTCCTCTCAGTTGCCGGAGCTTATTGGGAAGGTAAGTCCTCTAACCCAATGCTCCAAAGAATTTACGCCACTGCCTTCTTTAAGAAGGACGACTTAGAAGCCGACTTAAAGAAGCGCCAAGAAGCTCGTGAACGTGACCACCGGGTGATCGGAAACCAATTAGACCTCTTCTTCGTTGATCCTAAGGTCGGGGCTGGATTAGCTTACTGGATGCCAAATGGGGCTACCGTTCGCCGCGTGATTGAACGCTACATTATCGACAAGGAAGTTAACAACGGTTATCAACACGTGGTTACACCGGTCTTAATGAACCTAGACGTTTACAAGACTTCTGGGCACTGGGCTCACTACCGGGAAGACATGTTCCCACCAATGGACATGGGTGACGGTGAAGAGCTTGAATTACGGCCAATGAACTGTCCTAGTCATATCCAAATTTACAACCACCATATCCGTTCATACAGAGACCTTCCAATGCGGGTCGCAGAACTTGGGATGATGCACCGATTCGAAAAATCAGGGGCGTTAAGTGGGTTACAACGGGTTCGTGAAATGACCTTAAATGACGGGCACACGTTCGTTGCTCCCGACCAAATTCAAGAAGAATTCAAGAAGATCTTGCACTTGATGATGGATGTTTACAACGACTTCGACATCAAGGAATACCACTTTAGATTAAGTTATCGTGATCCAAAGAATACTGAAAAGTACTTTGCAAATGACGAAATGTGGAACAAGTCACAATCCATGTTGAAGGGTGCCATGGATGAATTAGGCTTGGACTACGTTGAAGCTGAAGGGGAAGCCGCATTCTACGGTCCTAAGTTGGATGTCCAAACTTACACGGCCCTTGGAAATGAAGAAACGCTATCCACGATTCAATTGGACTTCATGTTACCAGAACGTTTTGACCTACACTACGTTGGTGAAGATGGTAAGGAACACAGACCAGTTATGATTCACCGGGGCTTAGTTTCAACGATGGAACGGTTCGTTGCCTACTTGATCGAACAATACAAGGGAGCTTTCCCAACTTGGTTGGCACCAAAGCAAGTTAAGATTATCCCAGTTAGCGAAGAAAAGCACGGCGACTACGCTCGCAAGTTAAACGAACAACTTAAAGCAGCTGGAATTCGTTCAGAAGTGGACGAACGGGCTGAAAAGATGGGCTACTTGATTCGGGATGCCCAAACCCATAAGATTCCATACACGCTTGTGGTTGGTGATGAAGAAGTTAAGAACAATAACGTTTCAGTTCGTCGTTACGGCCAAGATGATAGTAATAGTGAATCATTTGAAGCATTTACGGATCAAATCAAGGCTGACATTGCTAACTACTCCAGAGAAGCTGATTAG
- the dnaI gene encoding primosomal protein DnaI gives MMGGITIKDLQSELQAAIKNKTGFDEQYRQLMNQAFKDPDVQAFIKKHHIDNDAVRHSAARIYEFVQQKHNANAGKHRLIPGYQPELVFNGHLIDISYSPTMETIEKQKSKALKDRIKSISIPKQARSASFSDIKVEKQKSRMVVFNAAVTFVNQYTKHPHQFVRGMYLYGSFGIGKTFMLGAIANELAERGVSTTMVHFPSFAVEMKNSIADNTNANKLDAVKRAQVLMLDDIGADVISNWIRDEVLGVILEYRMQNELPTFFSSNLSMDDLEKNHLPYDKKNDRNGLRAGRIMQRIRFLAKEYRMEGENLRLSD, from the coding sequence ATGATGGGGGGAATCACGATTAAGGACTTACAAAGTGAACTGCAAGCGGCAATCAAAAATAAGACTGGCTTTGATGAACAGTACCGTCAATTAATGAATCAAGCCTTTAAGGATCCAGATGTCCAGGCATTCATTAAAAAGCACCATATTGATAACGACGCCGTTCGCCATTCAGCCGCGCGAATCTATGAATTTGTGCAACAAAAGCACAATGCGAATGCCGGTAAGCATCGTTTGATTCCGGGGTATCAACCAGAATTGGTGTTCAATGGGCATTTGATTGATATTAGCTACTCACCCACCATGGAAACAATTGAAAAGCAAAAATCAAAGGCCCTAAAGGATCGCATTAAATCAATTTCGATTCCTAAGCAGGCCCGGTCTGCTTCATTTTCTGATATTAAGGTTGAAAAACAAAAAAGTCGGATGGTGGTTTTTAATGCCGCAGTGACGTTTGTGAATCAATATACCAAACACCCCCACCAATTCGTACGGGGGATGTATTTATACGGTTCGTTTGGGATTGGGAAGACCTTTATGTTGGGGGCGATTGCAAATGAGCTCGCCGAACGGGGGGTTTCCACCACGATGGTTCATTTTCCAAGCTTTGCAGTTGAAATGAAAAATTCGATTGCTGATAATACCAACGCGAATAAGTTAGACGCCGTTAAGCGGGCGCAAGTTTTAATGCTCGATGATATCGGCGCTGATGTAATTTCAAATTGGATTCGTGACGAAGTCCTGGGCGTTATTTTGGAATACCGAATGCAAAATGAATTACCGACCTTCTTTTCTTCGAACCTATCAATGGATGATTTAGAAAAGAACCACTTACCATACGATAAGAAGAATGATCGAAACGGATTACGGGCCGGTCGAATTATGCAACGGATCCGCTTTTTGGCTAAGGAGTATCGGATGGAGGGTGAAAATCTGCGACTGAGCGATTAG
- the nrdR gene encoding transcriptional regulator NrdR, whose translation MKCPHCHKNSSRVIDSRPTNDGTVIRRRRECENCGYRYTTFERVETAPLLVIKHNGNREEFNRDKVLRGIIRSAEKRPVSSDKMAKIVDDVEAKVRATGDTEVASQLIGEYVMKELANVDEIAYIRFASVYRQFKDMTVFYNEMKEVMNRDRDKESKDNGK comes from the coding sequence ATGAAATGTCCCCATTGTCATAAAAATAGTTCGCGGGTAATTGATTCTAGGCCGACGAATGATGGCACCGTCATCAGAAGGCGGCGAGAATGTGAAAACTGTGGGTATCGTTATACCACTTTTGAACGCGTCGAGACCGCACCATTATTGGTAATCAAGCACAACGGTAATCGTGAAGAGTTCAATCGCGATAAGGTGTTGCGCGGAATCATTCGATCTGCTGAAAAGCGACCGGTCTCATCAGATAAAATGGCGAAGATCGTTGATGATGTTGAAGCGAAAGTCAGAGCGACTGGTGACACCGAAGTCGCTAGTCAATTGATTGGTGAATACGTGATGAAGGAACTAGCCAACGTTGATGAGATTGCTTACATTCGCTTTGCAAGCGTTTACCGCCAGTTCAAGGATATGACCGTGTTTTATAACGAGATGAAGGAAGTCATGAACCGTGATCGTGACAAAGAATCAAAGGATAATGGTAAATAA
- the coaE gene encoding dephospho-CoA kinase (Dephospho-CoA kinase (CoaE) performs the final step in coenzyme A biosynthesis.): MTKLIGLTGSIGTGKSTVSKQFKACGVPIIDADRIVHQLQRHGTDCYLAIVDAFGPTVAGEDAIDRKRLGQIVFADHAKLMQLNRLLDPYIRHAILKRINELSAQQTPLVVLDAPLLFEAGYASYTDLVVMVTCDSVEQVARITARDHVSTARAVQLIGKQWSQSIKQQLANVTINNSGSIGQTKQQVIKLLDNLR; this comes from the coding sequence ATGACTAAGCTGATTGGTTTGACCGGCAGCATCGGGACCGGGAAATCGACCGTAAGTAAACAGTTTAAAGCTTGCGGGGTGCCCATCATCGATGCCGATCGAATCGTTCATCAGTTGCAACGTCATGGCACTGATTGCTATTTAGCAATTGTGGATGCATTTGGCCCCACGGTCGCCGGTGAGGATGCCATCGACCGCAAGCGCCTCGGCCAAATCGTCTTTGCTGATCATGCTAAGCTAATGCAGCTGAATCGGCTATTGGATCCATACATTCGACACGCCATTTTAAAACGGATCAACGAGTTAAGTGCTCAACAAACCCCACTCGTGGTGTTAGATGCACCGCTGCTCTTTGAAGCGGGGTATGCTAGTTATACCGACTTAGTGGTGATGGTCACCTGTGATTCGGTGGAGCAGGTCGCACGGATCACCGCCCGCGACCACGTTAGTACGGCTAGGGCGGTCCAATTGATCGGAAAGCAATGGAGTCAATCGATTAAACAACAGTTAGCTAACGTTACGATTAATAATTCGGGTTCGATTGGTCAAACGAAGCAACAAGTGATAAAATTACTGGATAACTTACGATAA
- the mutM gene encoding DNA-formamidopyrimidine glycosylase: MPELPEVETVRRGLTQLVKGAQIKSVDVIYPKMLNVDAQTFIDCLSGSTINQIDRRGKYLLFRLNNGHTVVSHLRMEGKYDVETDGEKPDKHTHIIMHLTDGRELRYNDSRKFGRMYLIKNGDEHTLSGIGTIGPEPTETDLTFDYMKSIMNKSRGKIKPFLLNQDHIAGLGNIYTDEVLWMSKIHPEQPTNLISDDQIKVLRRNIIDEIALAIKGHGTTVHSYSNAFGEAGEFQSQLHVYGKKGQPCERCGTPIEKIKVAQRGTSFCPNCQRVVGVDD; this comes from the coding sequence ATGCCAGAATTACCAGAAGTTGAAACCGTCCGCAGAGGACTGACCCAGTTAGTTAAGGGGGCCCAGATTAAAAGCGTCGATGTAATTTATCCTAAGATGCTGAATGTGGATGCCCAAACGTTTATTGATTGTTTGAGCGGTAGTACGATCAACCAAATTGATCGACGTGGGAAGTACCTGTTATTCAGATTAAATAACGGCCACACCGTTGTTTCCCACCTTCGAATGGAAGGAAAGTACGATGTCGAAACGGATGGTGAAAAACCAGACAAACACACCCACATCATCATGCACCTAACCGATGGACGCGAACTCCGTTACAATGATAGCCGTAAATTCGGTCGGATGTATCTGATTAAAAATGGGGATGAACACACCTTGTCTGGAATCGGGACGATCGGTCCGGAACCAACGGAAACCGATTTAACGTTCGACTACATGAAGTCGATCATGAACAAGAGCCGCGGTAAAATTAAGCCATTTCTATTGAACCAAGACCACATTGCAGGACTTGGTAACATTTATACCGATGAAGTGCTTTGGATGAGTAAGATTCATCCAGAACAACCCACGAACTTAATTTCAGATGATCAGATTAAGGTGTTGCGCCGCAACATCATCGATGAAATTGCACTGGCCATCAAGGGGCATGGGACTACGGTTCATTCTTATTCCAATGCCTTTGGCGAAGCCGGTGAATTCCAAAGTCAGCTCCACGTATACGGCAAGAAGGGCCAACCCTGCGAACGTTGCGGGACGCCAATTGAAAAAATCAAGGTGGCCCAACGGGGAACTAGTTTTTGTCCGAACTGTCAAAGAGTTGTGGGCGTAGATGACTAA